One stretch of Macrobrachium nipponense isolate FS-2020 chromosome 16, ASM1510439v2, whole genome shotgun sequence DNA includes these proteins:
- the LOC135195517 gene encoding large ribosomal subunit protein mL52-like, with product MYCIIARKFNITDGMRLSRLFSSKYKFQKTFKTSLGAHGPLVDGPDYTFLDGRETPLGSSKRKRANEQLQVSSKVLQLLNETNFAIESHKRRQEEVKQRRQAILDSKLKPKNSKKLT from the exons ATGTATTGTATAATAGCTCGGAAGTTTAATATCACag ATGGGATGAGGTTATCCAGGCTTTTCTCCTCGAAATACAAATTTCAAAAAAC CTTCAAAACATCGTTGGGAGCTCATGGACCATTGGTTGATGGACCTGACTATACATTCCTTGATGGACGTGAGACACCATTAGGGTCTTCCAAGAGGAAAAGAGCTAATGAGCAGCTACAAGTTTCG AGTAAAGTTCTTCAACTCTTAAATGAAACCAACTTTGCTATAGAATCACACAAAAGGCGTCAAGAAGAGGTGAAACAGAGACGACAAGCTATACTGGACTCTAAACTGAAACCCAAGAATTCCAAGAAATTGACGTAA